The genomic DNA GTAGGCTTCCCGCACTCTATGATGACGATCGCAACCGTATCGTAGCAACGGGTGAtccttgtttctttttctgggttctttttgttgtggttgcaCTAATAGTTCTATTTTTCTCCGCGCCGATTTTTGCAGATTCACCGAGGATTCGCTGACATTTAGCGGAGTCGGAAAGCCGGAAGGCAAAAAGTACGAACTGAATGTAGAATTTTACAGCAAAATCAACCCGGACAAGGTGGCAACGAAGAATATCAAACGTTGCATCGAGTTCGTTATTGCCAAAGCGGATCCGACAGCACCATACTGGCCACGGTTGCTCAAAGACAAGACCAAAACACACTGGTTGAAGGTGGACTTTAACCGGTGGGAGGAAGAGGGCTCGAACGACGAAGAAAGTAAGTGGTATTAGAGTCTGCCCCCGTTCATACTAGGATGTGTCTAATAATGCCTTCCCCCCCCCATCTTTTTGAACTTTGCAAACTAGAAATAGACATGAGCGACGGAAACGGCCATATGGCCGATTTTCTGCAGTCGTACGCTAAGAAGAATGAAGAAATCTCGTTCGACGATCTGAACGACCTGCAGGAGTATGAttcggacgacgacgacagcacTATTCCGGGGTTGACGGATGCTTAAATTTGGATCGCCccctgccgccgccgccaccaccaccgtgcaaCACTGCTGCCCGTGTCTCGCAGAAGGGAGTTACGTGCGGCATACCGTCGTCGTTGTAAAGCGCGAaaagattgttttgtttgaaaaataaagcaaaaccaacacaacacaaaaagcaaaaatcgcCATCTCTTTAACAGCGGAGCGCGCGCGTCGGAATCAGCTAGAATTAGTTacacaggacacacacacacacacaacatggTTTAATAGGAGGAGGTTgtgtagtagtggtagtagtagtaggaataaagaagaacaaaatggCACTCCTCTCCTCCAACTACTCGCCAAACTGGGGGGGACAAGGGCAAGCAAGTAGGAAAGCAATCGGACATAGCCAAGCGTGAGGTAGGAGAGCTGGacgagaagagagagagagagagagagatccaTACAATAATACTACTATAGAAATTATCCTTAACATacacacaaccaaccaaccaaccgacaaCTAAACTCGGATGCAAGTCAAGACAAAAGCAAGTCAAGCgagacaaaataaaaatcaaccaaaCGGAGTTTTTGGGAACGGTACGTAAGAGAATAACATTGCGCGACCTAGTATCAAATGTGGCCGCCGCCTGTTACCAAGAAGGTCCCTCCCGTCAGGTCTCTATACCTCTAGGACCTCTAGGCGGATGCAGAGGACGATCGTTCACTATCGCTGCACGCGTGTTGTCTACAACGGCTGCCGTAGCTTCTCGGAGTTGGGTTGTATAGCTTCTTCCAGCCGTGTGCTGTGATTGCTACGCAAATGAAGTATATTTTCGACATTGGAATCACATGGATGATGAAAAGCATGCGTTTCTGTGTTGCTGTGATGCGCGTCGGTCTTCTCGTTCGAATTTTGAGACGTTGTACGCCTTGCTGGAGGACgacccgggtttttttttttgttcttttacaTCGAAGCAATGTTGAACGTCTTCAGGATCTTCTTCTCCGTGTCGTCAATTTTCTCCAAAAATGCAAGGAAATTCTCGTGCTGACTAAAGCTTTCGATAAACTTGATCAGATACTCCATCGTGTCGCACTGGAAGATGGGATCGTTCATCAGCTCCGCCATCAACTGTCGATCGtcttcgtcctcctcctcatcatcGTCCACTTGGGGAGGCAAGAAAGAGAGTAGTAAAAGGCGACAGTCAATAAATGCTTCGAAATGGTAATGGAAATACTAATCACCCGAACCTTCCTCCAGCTGAGTTAGCAGCGTCAGGAACGATATCTTGCCCCCATCGCCGCCCACACTTGCGTCGTCCGCGTCGTCCTCATCGCTCGAACTGTGGCCCTCGTCGCCGCTG from Anopheles stephensi strain Indian chromosome 2, UCI_ANSTEP_V1.0, whole genome shotgun sequence includes the following:
- the LOC118504237 gene encoding uncharacterized protein CG16817 isoform X2 yields the protein MTRPRPRVPPPAVWAQRSEVIFLTLNVECTEPEIKFTEDSLTFSGVGKPEGKKYELNVEFYSKINPDKVATKNIKRCIEFVIAKADPTAPYWPRLLKDKTKTHWLKVDFNRWEEEGSNDEEKIDMSDGNGHMADFLQSYAKKNEEISFDDLNDLQEYDSDDDDSTIPGLTDA
- the LOC118504237 gene encoding uncharacterized protein CG16817 isoform X1, giving the protein MTKDANMTTESAVPPPAVWAQRSEVIFLTLNVECTEPEIKFTEDSLTFSGVGKPEGKKYELNVEFYSKINPDKVATKNIKRCIEFVIAKADPTAPYWPRLLKDKTKTHWLKVDFNRWEEEGSNDEEKIDMSDGNGHMADFLQSYAKKNEEISFDDLNDLQEYDSDDDDSTIPGLTDA
- the LOC118504237 gene encoding uncharacterized protein CG16817 isoform X3, with product MTKDANMTTESAVPPPAVWAQRSEVIFLTLNVECTEPEIKFTEDSLTFSGVGKPEGKKYELNVEFYSKINPDKVATKNIKRCIEFVIAKADPTAPYWPRLLKDKTKTHWLKVDFNRWEEEGSNDEESKNRHERRKRPYGRFSAVVR